Genomic DNA from Prunus persica cultivar Lovell chromosome G1, Prunus_persica_NCBIv2, whole genome shotgun sequence:
GAGTTTTTTCGATCCTGCTTGATCGTTAATGGAGACACAccagattgtcttaattttgatattagaccgctccgttattgtaatggccctttgtggctagtggcttttttggctgaattatgaatgcaatcatagaatttctccaaaaaaaaaaaaaaacatgtgtCAAGTTTTAAGAAAGGTGGTGAGAGTACACATCGGGTTAAaatggtgagcaaaaatgttCCATTTTGTTCTAATGGGATCCCATCAACCACTAAATTTACAGCCTGTTTGATTCAAGGTTTAGGAGCTTGAGAATAGATTTCAAATTgcatttttcatgtttggttAGTGCACTCTTACGAATGCAATTTTGAACTCATGAGGTATGAACTACCCATATATAGGGAATTTTGGCTCACTTTGGGAAACTTTTTCGCCCCACTTGGGAAGACATTTAATGCAATTTTTTGGACTAACTCACccatattattgtttttaaataCCATTTTTGACCATTACAAAACTCTTCATGTTAATaacttaataataataaaacaaaagtattGTTGGAAAAACTGAACTACTTTTCATTTCTAATACTGTACTAACCCTAACATGGAAATGagagaaaatgatattttataGTCCTCATTTCCAAGCGTTCCCAAATATGGGAATGAATATTCATTCTCATCTCGTGGGATTAGACATTGGAAGTTTATTCCCAAGAAATTCAATCCACCAACCAAACGAGTCTAAGAATTTTGCAAAACGACACTATAATTATGAGACTATCCTTTCTTTTGGGATGAGGAGGAATGAAAAATTAAGCTATAAATTATAAGGGGATCATATGTTGTCTAAGTGATTAGATTCATAAGTCAATTAAGTTTTcaacaaatttcattttcaattaacAAATAAGAGAGAAGTGCACAAGGTAAGGTAATTTAGAGGTGATTTTAGATTGCAAAATTATTGctcttaaatattttgttagtaTCATAGGACGTGGCATGAGAGCATTTTCACCGTACCCCCCACCCAAACAAGAGGGGGCCTAAGCCCTTCAAGCCATTTCTAGTGGTACAAAATAGCCCATGCAAGGTGTGGGTTCCACTAGGCAAAAACAGCCCAAGACGTTGTTTGAGGGGCTGTGACGTtaacaacaaatttttttgttaaataaaaaattatgaaaaaataccaaaaatttcagattttttattatttataaatacctagccattttctttactttccacatctaaactctatacaaatttctCTCCTCATATCTTATGTGAATTGTGGTTGCCTTTAGGTTGACATGACAATAGgtggaaaacaaacaaaaaaattgcttAAGGCAGGCACtattcatctatatatataaagcaaaaggcagagaatggtgaaacattcaaaataccagaaaatgcccttggttaatacaaacattaagaatttaaattattaattaaatgaggataatatagtaaattcacactttttcatatttaaaaaaattaaaagaaaaagaaaaagcagataatggatcctatttttatggaacacaactacccattatctttttttaattctaaaataaatttacttattttttttaaaaagcctctcgcaagcgcggaagcgcgtgcagagaggttAGTATGAATAATaacaaagtaaatttaggttttagctataaaaaaaacttttacttttggaaaaagccaaatttttttcgaaaaagacaaaaaaatatttcaattttcaaacaaaaaacatgcaaatgtaaagaattccttaagaaatccaaaaataaataaagacaattttgtccattttagtttcttttaaaaaatttctctcccTTTCGCCTTTTCTAAAGTAAAAAAATGCTATGATAATATCATGTTGTTGGTGCTGGTTATGGTgggaattttgtttgtttggagGGTGTATAtgtaatttcagtttttttttttttttttggtataaaGCCCCGTGGTTGTTTTGGGTCCGTTGCCGTCGTGGTTATAAGAAAAAtccctgaaattgaaaaaaagcaCATACGCTAAGCTCGATTGTTCCCACCAAAAGCAAATGGCGGCGATTTCTTCTCACCTTTTGGTCCGATCAGACaaactctctctttcctctccgttttcttctttctctggcCAGAATCTCCGTCGATCGCCTGGATTTTCCGGCAAGTTCACCAGCATTTGCGTATCTTCTCCGGCGACACTCCCAAAAATTTCGTGCCAGACCGCCTCTGCTACTTCTCCACCTTCGTCCCTAGACAATGGAAAAGGTCAATGCTCGTCTCTGGTTCTTAATCTGACTGTTTACTAGCTTAAGTAAAAGATAATCGCTGTGCTTTCGCTTGATACACTTAAATTAAGGTTTTAGACACTGTGTTGAaacaattttgtaaaaatgtgATACAAATAGCAATAGTACAGTGATTGAATTATTACTTGGGATTTATTCATACTCGAAGATAATGAAATGGTGGTGTTCTTGGATAATGTAGGCATTTAAGTGTACCTGGTGAGTGAATATCAAATTGGTtggaaattagggtttttggttgaaaattaGACATGAGGCAACTGGAACTGCGGGGCTGATAAGAAATTTTCCAATATTATGTGAGAGATTGTGTAGCCACATTTGTATTAATCAAAGAGCCACATTTGAGATGAATGGATGACTGCGGTGACTTGGTGCCAGAATGATACTTCAAAACAAATTATAGCATGATCATATGGCTCAGTAATATCAGTTGTCTTCTGACTCCCCCTTTccctgtttatttattttacagcAAAAGCAGAACTGAAGGATTTTCTGCACATAAGTGATTTTGACAAATCTACCATTTTAAAGATCTTAGATCGAGCTGTGGAGGTCAAGGCACTTCTAAAATCAGGAGAGAGGACATATCTCCCATTTAAGGGGAAGACTATGGCTATGATCTTTGCAAAGCCATCTATGAGAACACGTGTTTCATTTGAGACTGGGTTTTTCTTGCTAGGAGGTCATGCAATATACTTAGGACCTAATGATATTCAAATGGGTAAGCGGGAGGAAACTCGGGATGTGGCACGTGTTTTGTCTCGCTATAATGACATTATTATGGCACGTGTCTTTGCTCATCAGGTATTGTGGTGAGTTTTtatgtttgtaatttgttAAAAGGTTATAATATTACGTAAATTAGTTAGAGTTCTGTTTCGGACAGGTTAGAGTATTTTTTATGGCGAATGTTGTGTCCGTGTGTTCAAGTTTTATCATGGAAACTTGTGAATGTTTCCCCTTGATAGTAATGTACATAAAAGAGGCTTTTATGTTACCTGTTTGTTGCAGGATATCCTTGACTTGGCTAAATATGCAACTGTACCTGTTGTCAATGGCTTGACAGACTACAACCATCCCTGCCAAATTATGGCTGATGTCCTCACTATCATCGAACACGTTGGTCAGTTAGAAGGAACTAAGGTCGGTCCACTGTTGTGCTTGCTAAATActgttttatttgttatcCTAGAATTCTATAGTTTCTGATTGAAAATTCTACACAAATTCAGGTTGTCTATGTTGGAGATGGAAACAACGTTGTTCACTCTTGGTTGTTGATGGCTTCGGTTATTCCTTTCCACTTTGTTTGTGCCTGTCCCAAAGGTTTTGAACCAGATAAGAAAACAGTTGAGAAGGCGCAACAGGCAGGCATCAGCAAGATTGAGATCACAAATGATCCAAAGGAAGCAGTCAAAGGAGCTGATGTTGTGTACTCAGATGTGTGGGCCAGCATGGGGCAAAAGGAGGAGGCTGCATATCGCCATCAAGTTTTCCAAGGATTTCAGGTATATTGCTTTTCAAAACCTTTTCAATGGATTGTATACCAACATAGTAAACTTTGTATGAATCTGTTGTCATCGCAAGAAAATGCATGCTTCCATATAAAGGGGTTTGTATGTTTGAAGTAGTAGAATGAGGAAGAATAGCAGAGATTCTAATTTGGTTAGAATCAGGTTTGATAAACATTCAAACTCTATACTTCAGATTTGAGGTTAGATCCTTAAATCCAAAATAAGGGAAAACTATCTTGTATTAGGAGAAAGTGAAATCTGTAGCTGATGTAAACAGAAAGTCTGTCACTGACACTTGAAGTTACATAGTTCAAATCTACCATATCAGGAGTCCGTTGCTGTTGAGCTCGCACATGCAGTGCTTTGGCCTGAGTTTGGGGCCGTCTTGAGATCTCAGTTTGGATTGGTTTGATCTACAAATAAAAACTTGCGTAGTGATGCATCATTCTACTTAACGACTGGcagaaataataacaataaagtGGCACTGATTGTATTTGCATGACCCATATGTTTCTGAGGGGATGTGTCATGGAATAGGTTTTATCATATTCGTTCAGTCGGTAGCCAATTTTGATTATGTATGTGACTTATATTTGGTGCTGTTACTACAGgtggatgaaaatcttatgaaGATAGCAGGGCCAAAAGCCTATTTCATGCATTGTCTACCAGCAGAAAGAGGAGTGGAAGTGACTGACGGAGTGGTTGAGGCTCCAAATTCAATTGTGTTTCCACAAGCTGAGAATCGCATGCATGCACAGAATGCTGTCATGCTTCATCTGCTTGGGGCGTAATTGCATATGAGCCCCAGTAATGGAAGTCAGAAAGTGCCTTGTGTACCAGTTGCATTCACAACAATATAAGAAggttccttatttttttttttttaaaccaataTAAGGAGGTTTTAAGTTTAGAGATACTTTTAGCTTAAATAGGTGCAGAGTTTTGTTCATTCGGGTTTGTACACTCTTGTTTTCTCTGTGGCGTGGATGGAACCAGTCGGATGCAAACTTAAACGCATTGTGTTTAGTTTTAAGTACTTGGAAGGAACAGTTTATGAATGCCATTTTGTTCTTGCAAGGTTGTTGGTCAGATATTTGCTTATTTCCTTCTCCTTCGTATAAGACTTCAACCCAAAGCAAATACTATCTTACTGACCCACGAAAGAAAAGACAAGCCCAAAAGAGGAtatatctttattttcttttgagaattaAGATAAGCTTGACACCCGCCGGCAGCTCGTAATCTTGAAAGAGCCCTGCGCAGCGGAACTGTTTGATTGAGTTGCAGCCTACAATCGGTTTCCTAATAATGTTATTTATTCCGAGATGAAACGACCGCAGCAGCCTATCTCTCTTCCACATTGAATCTATTCCACGCCTCCTGGagacaacacaacacaaaccaTAAAGAACATAAGAATATCATTTCaaaggagaagagaaagatctACTACATGTATTAAATCCAGCTTCAAGTCTCATCGCTCAGCTTGAACGCATGGTTCCTTAAATTTCATACATATTCAAATTCAAGGACAGAAAAAGATCAGCAACGCACCTTTAGAAGATCAAACACCTTCTCACAAGTGTACTTCTGCTGGATGCTTGCACCCCGTTGCTGTAACTTGTCTGGGTGAACAAAGAGAGCAGCTTTACGGTAAGCTTTCTTTACAGCCACAGCTGTAACAACATCCGTCAGGGGAATTGGCTGCCAACCACTATCCGGGCCAAGGATCTGCCAGTTATATAAACATCAAGTTAAAACCAGCTAATGATACAACTGAATCTTCAATGTAGATGAACTCAAAAGAACCTAAAAGCAATGCCAATGACATTCAACTTCTCATCATgagaaatcaaataataatgtCATTCAACCATATAACATAGCATCATTTGAACATCCTCGAGTTTTCCCTACGTGGTTATCATAGCACTTTCCAAATTAGACAAAACTAAAGTGGTGAGTAGGCAGAGAGTGATACCTCCATGCTTTTACTAGCATGCTCCACCAGATAATCAAATTAGGAGATGGGCTAATATAAAACTAGAAATTTCCAAAGGACTTTTACATACAATCCAAATGCTATTTAATATATATCCCAAAACAATCTAAAGTTGTAGAAGCAGGAGGTATAATACCAAACATGAATAGGAAAAAGGCTGGCACATACATATTGTAGTGTTGAAAGCAGTGCCCGCAAATTCCTCTCCTTCCCACTTGACCACCTTTTGACCTCAGCATCAAGCGCTTCTGCTAATCTCTGACATAAAATTGTATTCACAAGAGTGAGAAAGCACTTCGTGTGTCagcaaaaaaattacatatgaacaAAAAGAGTTACATTTCTCTCTGCTTGCTCTTTCTGTACAAGAAGATCACGCATATTCTTCTCCGCAAGAGCTTTGGCCTGAAGGAGATTGGAAAAAACATTAAGCAAGCTTGTTACAGGTCAGCAATGTATATTCAAAACCCCAGCAAGACCAGGAAGCATACCGCACGTTCTGCCGTCCTTTGATTCCTCTCCAACCTAGCTTTACTCCTTTGAGCTGATTCACCATTAGTTCCACCAGACCTCTCAGCAGAGTAAGGATCTTCATTAAGGAAAACATAATTTTTCAGAAGTTGCAGAGAATTACGTAGTAAAATATCTATAACTATGAAATCAAGGAATATAATTGAAAGCTATGATGATAGCACTGTGCGATATCACATACCACTGTGATTTGAAGAATTTGGGTTTCTTGACGTGCTTGAAGGGAGTGAACCTTTAGACTCTGGATCCTGCAAGAATTTTTAATATCCATTAATTTGTGATGCCACAGGACAAGCTTCTTGATACCTGGTAAGAATAGAGCATAATAGAACAAATACTCACAAAGGGAGAAACACCAGGCTTCAGTCCATCATCTCTAGAAGCACCAGAAAATTTATCAGACAAAGACCTTTTAGTCTGCCTTCCTGCCTCGCAGGCAGCCTTCCCGGATAATGCTTTTTCTAAGGCACGCTCTCGAGCCTCTACAGTTGCTCTTTCCACAGCAGCACGTTCAGCTTTCAGTTTGGCTTCCTTTGAAGCCTTCTCAGCTAAGGAAATATCATTAGCCTGTCCAGAAGTCTTCCCTAACCTTTCTTGGGCCTCAGCCATTACCCTTTGACGAGTTTCAGCAGCTCTTTCTCGGGCTTCAGCAAATGCCCTTTCACGAGCTTCACGGATTACTCTTTCAACAGCTTTCCTCTCCTTTACTCTTTCCCTTTCCCTCCCTTTTGCATTTGCTTTTTGTATCTGGTGCTCTTTCTCTATTTCCACTTCCTTTTGCAAACAGTCACTAGTTTCACACTCTTCTGCAGTCAGGGTTTCTTGTTGattctcctttctttctcGTTCCACTTCTTTCTGCAAAGTGTTATTGTTTTCACTCTCTTGTGTTGTTAGGGTCACTTGATTCTcgttttttccttctctcacATCTTTCTGTGAACTATGCTCGGTTTCACTCTCTTCCGCAGTGAAGGTTGTCTGACAATTCTcacttttttcttgttcaacTTCTTTCAGTGAAGTATCAATGGTTTCACTCTCTTTTGTCAAGGTTGCTTGTTGATTCTCCTCATTTTCTTCTAACCTTTGGTTTGTCCCCAGTTTTTCATGCCTCTCCTTATTTTCCTTTGTACATAGGCTTGCCCGCATTTCATGGTCCAGTAGCACATTTCCCCCTCTTCTTCTGAACATGTGAGAAAGCTGAGCTACTTCTGTATTTTTCCCATCACCAAACCACCTTTTCCTCTGAGAAGACCTGGAATTATTCTTGCTCTCTTCCTGATTCACAGCAACTTCCGCTTCCATCGTATCTTTATTGATTTCTTCCGATTCTTCAACATGCTCTTCTAAATTGTACAATACTACAGGCTCTCCGGCAAGCTGGTCATTTTGCTTTTGCCAATAGTTCATGGCATttctatttatatttatatcatTCTCGTCAGAAGGATGGGTCTCTATtgaatcttccatttccttcAGTATCTCAGCAAGTTTGACACCCAGGGACAAGCCATCTGTTTCACATATCTCTTTCTCCTCCACGGCATTCTCCTCTTCAACCGACTCTGATAGGTTCCCATTCTCCTTGAGTTTAATCAGAGTTTCAGAAACGTCTATTATATCAGACCATCTTTTCCTATGTGAAGACTTGGAATTAATCTTGTTCTTTTCATGATTCGCAGAAACTTCAGCTTCCATCATATCCTTATCCAAATCTCCAGATTCTTCAACATCCTTTCCTAAATTCAAGACTATTTCAGGCTCTCTGGCAAACTGGTAATCTTGATTTTCGCCAAATCCCATGTCATTTCTCTTTGCAGATATTCCATTTCTGTCAGAAGAATGGATCTCTGTTGCATCTTCCTTTTGCTTTAGGATCTCAGGAAGTTTGACACCTGGAGCCAATCCCTCTGTTTCATGTATCTCTTTCTCTACCATGCCGTTATCCTCTTCAACCAATTCTGACTGGCTCCCATTCTCTTTGAGTTCAATTAAAGTTTCAGTAACTTCTATTCTACCTCCATCATTTTCATGTGCAGGTACCTTCGGAGTTACTTCTACCTCTCTGTTGTATTCTACATGACTAGTGGGCgcctcttttttgtttaggTCCTCACTTTCACCCTGCTCACATAGGATCTTAATTGTCTCTAACTTGCAATCTTGGTTCTTTAAATCCTCTTTCTTCTGACAAGGAGCCCATTCAAGTatcttctcattttctctgGTGTCTTGAACCTTCTCATTTCCTTCAGACTTCCTCTCATTCTCAAAATCTTCCTCATCCTTAAAGTCATTAGGTGTCTCCTTAATGATTTCTTGGCCACTATCATTGTTGAAGCTCCTCTCAGTGTCTTCTTCCCTGTGGACATCTCTTTGTTCCCTCTCATGTTCTTCCTGCTTGCAAGCCTCCTTGCCTATCTTCTCAAATTCAACCTGCTCCTGAGCCATCAATTTCCTTTTCACATGTCTAGTATCCTGTAACTCCTGAGTTTCAAGCCTTTTGTTGTCTCCATTTTGTTTCTCAAGCCCTCCTGGTTTCTCTTCATATTCTTCCATTACATGGGAAGCTTTAAGCTTCCCTAACTCTTCATGATCTATGGCAGCTTCCTGTatcttctcattttcttcctgATCAAAGGCCTTTTGAGCTGTTGCAAATTCACTGCAATGTTCTTCATACTTAGATTGCCCTCCATCTGcatcaaatattttttctacctctctgttttcttctacTTCAGCTGCTTGTGAACTCTCACCACCTAGTTGTGGGGTTTCAAAAGCTTCCAtggttgttttcttcttctcctgtTCATCTTTATCCACAAATTGCGTCACTTTTATTGCAGTGTTGGCTTCTTCATGCTCTAATGTCATAGCCTGGGTTTCACTTGAGTCAGAGAATTCATAAAACTGTTCTACTGCTTCTGATAAATCAGGTTCACCTGTGTCAGCAAATTCATAGAACTGTTCTGCTGCTTCTGAGACATCAGGTTCAGCTGCatcatcaaattcataaaaccgttCTGTTGCTTCTGATACATCAGCTTCTTCCTGCCTCTGACCTGATTGACTTAATTTAGATTCCTTCTCCTGTGTTTCCCCTCCAGCTTCCTTAGCACCAGAAATCTTATCCACATCTTCAAATGCTGCAGTTAATTGTTCTGGCCCAGTAGAAACATGGACAGGAACAGCCACTTCTTCATGTAACTCCTGAGTCTTCCTCTCTTTGGGTATGCTTGCTTTGTCTACAAATTTATCACCCTTTCTCACCTCAAGTTTTGTATCATTGTTAAACCGCAGTTTGACATGATTTTGCAGACCAGCCttgtttctttccttcaaatttttcGCCATTTTAATCCTTGCTTGAGCCTCCTGTATTGCCTTTGTCAAAGCAGCCGCAGAGGCAGCGGCAATAGAATTTGTGTCTACTTCCTCATCGAAGTACGGTGGTGAAGGAACACTGTCAGAACCTTCAAAATAATCCCTTTTAGAAATCCCAATGGTAGAAGCCATTGGTTTCTCAAATTTAACCTTATCCTCAGACACCAAACTTGAAATTGGTGGCCTGTTTGAAGGACGAGTTCGTCCTTCCCCAATTTCACATGCATTAAATACCTCATCGTTTGAACTGGATCTTTCCTGATCATAATTGTTTTGCACCTTGGCACCTCCCCCCGAAGTCTGTTTGCTAGCATAACCAGCTAGGTGGTCTCTCGTGGCCTTCATGGAATGGTTGCAGTCCATTATTCTCTCACCTAAACTACTGTCAAGGCAAGCaccattttctttgttggatACTGGTTTATCAGCTTCAGTCACGCGTACAGGAGTGACTTCATCAACCAAACATGCATATGCTGGAACAGCATGGAGCATTGTTCCACCTGTAAAACTTTTGCTTCTATGGTTGCTTTTATGGTATGACATGTTGAACTTCTTGGCACCATCAAATGATGGATAAGATGCTTCATGAGACAAAACACCATTCCCCTCGCAACTAGAAGGATTTATCTCTTCTGAAGGGGCCCTTCTTTCAGCTGGTTTCCTGCTAAAATAAAGGAAGAAACACACCAGAAAGGTGAATTTTTGCAGCTGtaaaagttgtttttatttttgatgagATCTGTTGGTTATTTCCAGTGGATGTAATCATCGATATCAATAAGGGGAGGGGGAATAAAGTTGATTAAACAGCGCAATATCTAAAAGAACAGCTCTTGATTCTTGCTCTGGACTATTTTCTGGACAATTACTCCTATACTAAATAGAGCATGAAATTCTTAATGGTTCAATTTCAACTGTAACCTTCTTGTTTAATCCTCCTCCACATTTAAATGCAAGGCATTCATAAATGACAGCAACATAAATactaaaaaagaatgaaaattcaaagaacGAGCCCTCttaattgtaaaaaaaatcactcaTTTCCATGCCGGAttataaaatattgaaaaaaagaagaagaaacgaaCTTGCAGACTCAAATACAACTTAGTGAGAGTAAATGTACCTTGTTCCCCTTTTCTTTGGCTCCGCAAAGAGTTCTTCATAAGGCACTCCGAAATCCGAATCTCCGAAGCCACTGAAAACATTTGAATAATCGAGCTTCGAGCTCCGAACATCGACTGAAGCCTTTCGTTCATGGAGTTCCGGAACTTCAAGAACCGGGATCGACGAGCCTCGCGAAGCACCAGAACCGCCGAAAATCTCGGTGTAGTCTTCGACTCGGGACGAGAAAACCGAGACTTTAAACTTAGATGCAGGGGAAGAGAAAACGCCGTCGTATATGGAGTGACCGTTGGAGAGCTTCTGAGAGAGACCCACGGACGAAGCTTGGTACTCCATTGATTGACTGGCAGGTGAGAAGCACGcactatgttttctttttcctcctctcctctctgTGTTCTTTCTCTGCAGAGCAAAATCTAAAGAGTCGAGCACGAGCacggagaagaagagagaatactggatgagagaaatgaaatgagtGAATTTTCCGGGAAAATGAGGGAAAATATGCGGTCTAACTGTCAGATTACGGAGCTCAATTTAATCGGCGATTTAGATCAAAAGATCGGCTAGGTGACCGGCGTATCCGGTGAGTGTGATGAAAACAGTGAGCTTTGAGACTCCCTGATATCGAAATACTGATTGGCTCTCTTTACTGTTGCGTGGGAGAAAGCTGTTTCCAGTCCAACGCGTCACTACGAAATCTTCGACACCGACACAGGGGTTATATTTGGTATTATAACAGAAATTTGGGGTGTTTTTGGAAGATCGGTCGAACAAATGTGTGACACAATCTTTGATGGCATCATGGCAGGGTCTGTTTGGTAGCttatcaacaaaaagaaaaaaaaaaaaaattatgacacGGGAGAAACAACTCCAAACAGAACCTACAACACATGAACTAAACGGGGCCTAGAGACCCCAATCCTGTCATTAACCAAAGCAGCTTCAGCCAAAGAGGCACCGATTCGAACCAACACACACCTAAGTTCATATTATAGTTACCATTAGCAAGACAATCAGCCAAATAGTTCCGCTCCCAATAGACATGCTGAAGATCACAATCACTGagcaaattcataaaatcCCAGCAGCTAGCTAACAGACCAGCAAGGGGATGACCTCCAATAGTATCAGGATTCTTCATGAGATACACAACAAAAGCTGAATCCATTTCAATCACAAGATTAGAGATCCCTCAAACTGCAGACCAAAGAACAGCCCCCATAGCTCAGCTTCCAAAATCTAACTTGTCCCCAAATTCACAGAAAAACCACCAACCCAATGTCCCATGGAATCACGGATAACACCCTCGACACCAATAGCCCTATAACAAGACTTACAAGTACCATCcacatttaatttaaaagctCCAATCCCAAGATGCACCCAAGCAAGCTCAACCTGTATTTTAGTAGAATTGGGCTTTACACAATTGATAGAATGAAGCCAATCATTCACATCAAATTGAATAAT
This window encodes:
- the LOC18789662 gene encoding auxilin-like protein 1 isoform X1; this encodes MEYQASSVGLSQKLSNGHSIYDGVFSSPASKFKVSVFSSRVEDYTEIFGGSGASRGSSIPVLEVPELHERKASVDVRSSKLDYSNVFSGFGDSDFGVPYEELFAEPKKRGTSRKPAERRAPSEEINPSSCEGNGVLSHEASYPSFDGAKKFNMSYHKSNHRSKSFTGGTMLHAVPAYACLVDEVTPVRVTEADKPVSNKENGACLDSSLGERIMDCNHSMKATRDHLAGYASKQTSGGGAKVQNNYDQERSSSNDEVFNACEIGEGRTRPSNRPPISSLVSEDKVKFEKPMASTIGISKRDYFEGSDSVPSPPYFDEEVDTNSIAAASAAALTKAIQEAQARIKMAKNLKERNKAGLQNHVKLRFNNDTKLEVRKGDKFVDKASIPKERKTQELHEEVAVPVHVSTGPEQLTAAFEDVDKISGAKEAGGETQEKESKLSQSGQRQEEADVSEATERFYEFDDAAEPDVSEAAEQFYEFADTGEPDLSEAVEQFYEFSDSSETQAMTLEHEEANTAIKVTQFVDKDEQEKKKTTMEAFETPQLGGESSQAAEVEENREVEKIFDADGGQSKYEEHCSEFATAQKAFDQEENEKIQEAAIDHEELGKLKASHVMEEYEEKPGGLEKQNGDNKRLETQELQDTRHVKRKLMAQEQVEFEKIGKEACKQEEHEREQRDVHREEDTERSFNNDSGQEIIKETPNDFKDEEDFENERKSEGNEKVQDTRENEKILEWAPCQKKEDLKNQDCKLETIKILCEQGESEDLNKKEAPTSHVEYNREVEVTPKVPAHENDGGRIEVTETLIELKENGSQSELVEEDNGMVEKEIHETEGLAPGVKLPEILKQKEDATEIHSSDRNGISAKRNDMGFGENQDYQFAREPEIVLNLGKDVEESGDLDKDMMEAEVSANHEKNKINSKSSHRKRWSDIIDVSETLIKLKENGNLSESVEEENAVEEKEICETDGLSLGVKLAEILKEMEDSIETHPSDENDININRNAMNYWQKQNDQLAGEPVVLYNLEEHVEESEEINKDTMEAEVAVNQEESKNNSRSSQRKRWFGDGKNTEVAQLSHMFRRRGGNVLLDHEMRASLCTKENKERHEKLGTNQRLEENEENQQATLTKESETIDTSLKEVEQEKSENCQTTFTAEESETEHSSQKDVREGKNENQVTLTTQESENNNTLQKEVERERKENQQETLTAEECETSDCLQKEVEIEKEHQIQKANAKGRERERVKERKAVERVIREARERAFAEARERAAETRQRVMAEAQERLGKTSGQANDISLAEKASKEAKLKAERAAVERATVEARERALEKALSGKAACEAGRQTKRSLSDKFSGASRDDGLKPGVSPFDPESKGSLPSSTSRNPNSSNHSDPYSAERSGGTNGESAQRSKARLERNQRTAERAAKALAEKNMRDLLVQKEQAERNRLAEALDAEVKRWSSGKERNLRALLSTLQYILGPDSGWQPIPLTDVVTAVAVKKAYRKAALFVHPDKLQQRGASIQQKYTCEKVFDLLKEAWNRFNVEER
- the LOC18788820 gene encoding ornithine carbamoyltransferase, chloroplastic → MAAISSHLLVRSDKLSLSSPFSSFSGQNLRRSPGFSGKFTSICVSSPATLPKISCQTASATSPPSSLDNGKAKAELKDFLHISDFDKSTILKILDRAVEVKALLKSGERTYLPFKGKTMAMIFAKPSMRTRVSFETGFFLLGGHAIYLGPNDIQMGKREETRDVARVLSRYNDIIMARVFAHQDILDLAKYATVPVVNGLTDYNHPCQIMADVLTIIEHVGQLEGTKVVYVGDGNNVVHSWLLMASVIPFHFVCACPKGFEPDKKTVEKAQQAGISKIEITNDPKEAVKGADVVYSDVWASMGQKEEAAYRHQVFQGFQVDENLMKIAGPKAYFMHCLPAERGVEVTDGVVEAPNSIVFPQAENRMHAQNAVMLHLLGA
- the LOC18789662 gene encoding auxilin-like protein 1 isoform X2 → MEYQASSVGLSQKLSNGHSIYDGVFSSPASKFKVSVFSSRVEDYTEIFGGSGASRGSSIPVLEVPELHERKASVDVRSSKLDYSNVFSGFGDSDFGVPYEELFAEPKKRGTRKPAERRAPSEEINPSSCEGNGVLSHEASYPSFDGAKKFNMSYHKSNHRSKSFTGGTMLHAVPAYACLVDEVTPVRVTEADKPVSNKENGACLDSSLGERIMDCNHSMKATRDHLAGYASKQTSGGGAKVQNNYDQERSSSNDEVFNACEIGEGRTRPSNRPPISSLVSEDKVKFEKPMASTIGISKRDYFEGSDSVPSPPYFDEEVDTNSIAAASAAALTKAIQEAQARIKMAKNLKERNKAGLQNHVKLRFNNDTKLEVRKGDKFVDKASIPKERKTQELHEEVAVPVHVSTGPEQLTAAFEDVDKISGAKEAGGETQEKESKLSQSGQRQEEADVSEATERFYEFDDAAEPDVSEAAEQFYEFADTGEPDLSEAVEQFYEFSDSSETQAMTLEHEEANTAIKVTQFVDKDEQEKKKTTMEAFETPQLGGESSQAAEVEENREVEKIFDADGGQSKYEEHCSEFATAQKAFDQEENEKIQEAAIDHEELGKLKASHVMEEYEEKPGGLEKQNGDNKRLETQELQDTRHVKRKLMAQEQVEFEKIGKEACKQEEHEREQRDVHREEDTERSFNNDSGQEIIKETPNDFKDEEDFENERKSEGNEKVQDTRENEKILEWAPCQKKEDLKNQDCKLETIKILCEQGESEDLNKKEAPTSHVEYNREVEVTPKVPAHENDGGRIEVTETLIELKENGSQSELVEEDNGMVEKEIHETEGLAPGVKLPEILKQKEDATEIHSSDRNGISAKRNDMGFGENQDYQFAREPEIVLNLGKDVEESGDLDKDMMEAEVSANHEKNKINSKSSHRKRWSDIIDVSETLIKLKENGNLSESVEEENAVEEKEICETDGLSLGVKLAEILKEMEDSIETHPSDENDININRNAMNYWQKQNDQLAGEPVVLYNLEEHVEESEEINKDTMEAEVAVNQEESKNNSRSSQRKRWFGDGKNTEVAQLSHMFRRRGGNVLLDHEMRASLCTKENKERHEKLGTNQRLEENEENQQATLTKESETIDTSLKEVEQEKSENCQTTFTAEESETEHSSQKDVREGKNENQVTLTTQESENNNTLQKEVERERKENQQETLTAEECETSDCLQKEVEIEKEHQIQKANAKGRERERVKERKAVERVIREARERAFAEARERAAETRQRVMAEAQERLGKTSGQANDISLAEKASKEAKLKAERAAVERATVEARERALEKALSGKAACEAGRQTKRSLSDKFSGASRDDGLKPGVSPFDPESKGSLPSSTSRNPNSSNHSDPYSAERSGGTNGESAQRSKARLERNQRTAERAAKALAEKNMRDLLVQKEQAERNRLAEALDAEVKRWSSGKERNLRALLSTLQYILGPDSGWQPIPLTDVVTAVAVKKAYRKAALFVHPDKLQQRGASIQQKYTCEKVFDLLKEAWNRFNVEER